The following are encoded together in the Capsulimonas corticalis genome:
- a CDS encoding AEC family transporter, which produces MTVFAATLTALAPLFALILLGYALKRARVLHSAHAPVLNGLVVNATLPALVVHGLATAPAIPARAFCAPLAIFLTELALFALILTFGRILRLSRPRLGALLLVGTFGNTGFLGYPITLALLPHQFPTAILIDQFGMTVPLTIAAALIGSLYGSAQTQEGASAALLRLLRSPILPALALGLLAHFLPAAHAFLASPLGQILDKTLGYLAQGTTPLVLLAVGLALRPEAAGKNVLPLLLSCTLKLLISPLIMLPLSRLFGLRGDLLTISILLAAMPTSVMSSVYSAHHDMDGDYAVATVFVSTLLSALTIPWMLSLAR; this is translated from the coding sequence TTGACCGTATTCGCCGCGACGCTCACCGCGCTCGCGCCCTTATTCGCCCTGATCCTGCTTGGCTACGCCCTGAAACGGGCGCGTGTGCTCCATAGCGCACACGCGCCCGTTCTCAACGGCCTGGTCGTGAACGCCACGCTCCCCGCGCTGGTCGTCCACGGCCTCGCCACAGCCCCCGCGATCCCGGCCCGCGCCTTCTGCGCCCCGCTCGCCATCTTCCTGACCGAACTCGCGCTCTTCGCCCTGATTCTCACCTTCGGCCGCATCCTGCGTCTCAGCCGCCCCCGCCTCGGCGCGCTCCTGCTGGTCGGAACCTTCGGCAACACCGGCTTCCTCGGCTACCCGATCACCCTGGCCCTGCTCCCGCACCAATTCCCCACGGCCATCCTGATCGACCAGTTCGGCATGACCGTCCCGCTCACGATCGCCGCCGCCCTCATCGGCTCCCTCTACGGCAGCGCCCAAACTCAGGAAGGCGCCAGCGCCGCCCTGCTCCGCCTCCTGCGCTCCCCCATCCTCCCCGCCCTCGCCCTCGGCCTCCTCGCCCACTTCCTCCCGGCCGCCCACGCCTTCCTCGCCTCCCCCCTCGGCCAGATCCTCGACAAAACCCTCGGCTACCTCGCCCAGGGCACCACCCCGCTCGTCCTGCTCGCCGTCGGCCTCGCCCTGCGCCCCGAAGCCGCCGGCAAAAACGTCCTCCCCCTGCTCCTCAGCTGCACCCTCAAACTCCTCATCTCCCCCTTGATCATGCTCCCCCTCAGCCGCCTCTTCGGCCTGCGCGGCGACCTCCTCACCATCAGCATCCTCCTCGCCGCCATGCCCACCTCCGTCATGTCCTCCGTCTACTCCGCCCACCACGACATGGACGGCGACTACGCGGTGGCGACGGTGTTCGTGTCCACCCTGCTGTCCGCGCTGACGATCCCGTGGATGCTGTCGCTGGCGCGGTGA
- a CDS encoding CTP synthase, with translation MDTSPATNGASAAKKNGSHPTKYIFVTGGVVSSIGKGITTASLGRLLRNRGYSVTMTKLDPYINVDAGTMNPYQHGEVFVTDDGAETDLDLGHYERFVDINLTRDSTVTTGRVYSTVIAKERRGDYLGGTVQMIPHITNEIKERVIGLGEKSGANVVIAEIGGTVGDIEGLPFLEAIRQLKKDVGADNVLYVHVTLIPYIGPWGEVKTKPTQHSVIKLREIGIQPDVLICRTQSNISDEMKDKISLFCDVEKGAVIENQDVDTIYEVPLVFEKEGLADLVVRRLKLDETHPNLDEWVDLVRRVKAPKHQVKIAVVGKYTGNGDSYISIAEALGHGGIASDAGVKIEWIESDDLEEDGIDFAARFAETDALVVAPGFGARGVEGKIQAIKYARESGLPFFGICYGLQMAVIEFARHGCGLTDANTEEVNPDSPYPVVHILPEQKHVVDKGASMRLGTYPCHLTLNSIAAKMYGSDVIEERHRHRYEVNNEYRKQLGNAGMVFSGVSPDYRLVEIVELPQDVHPYFIATQFHPEFKSRPNRAHPLFAGLVAAALKRRQDLDAKKPRVTATPVDALEEAAVQAS, from the coding sequence ATGGATACATCGCCCGCCACGAACGGCGCTTCGGCCGCTAAGAAAAATGGTTCTCACCCGACAAAGTACATCTTTGTCACCGGAGGAGTCGTCTCCAGCATCGGCAAGGGAATCACGACCGCCAGCCTCGGACGACTGCTGCGCAACCGCGGCTATTCCGTCACCATGACGAAGCTGGACCCCTACATCAATGTTGACGCCGGGACCATGAACCCCTACCAGCACGGCGAAGTGTTCGTCACCGACGACGGCGCGGAAACCGACCTGGACCTGGGACACTATGAGCGCTTTGTCGATATCAATCTCACCCGCGATTCGACGGTCACCACCGGCCGGGTCTACTCGACCGTGATCGCGAAGGAGCGGCGCGGCGACTATCTCGGCGGCACCGTGCAGATGATCCCGCACATCACCAACGAGATCAAGGAGCGCGTGATTGGCCTGGGCGAGAAGTCCGGCGCGAACGTCGTGATCGCCGAGATCGGCGGCACCGTCGGCGACATCGAGGGCCTGCCGTTCCTGGAGGCCATTCGCCAGCTCAAGAAAGACGTCGGCGCGGACAACGTGCTGTACGTCCACGTCACGCTGATCCCGTATATCGGACCGTGGGGCGAGGTCAAGACCAAGCCGACCCAGCACTCCGTCATCAAGCTGCGCGAAATCGGCATCCAGCCCGATGTTCTGATCTGCCGCACGCAGTCGAATATCAGCGATGAGATGAAAGACAAGATCAGCCTGTTCTGCGACGTCGAAAAGGGCGCCGTGATCGAAAATCAGGACGTGGATACGATCTACGAAGTCCCGCTGGTCTTCGAGAAAGAGGGCCTGGCCGATCTGGTCGTCCGCCGCTTGAAATTAGACGAGACGCATCCGAACCTCGACGAATGGGTGGACCTGGTCCGCCGGGTCAAGGCGCCCAAGCACCAGGTGAAGATCGCGGTCGTCGGCAAGTACACCGGCAACGGCGACTCCTACATCTCCATCGCCGAAGCGCTCGGCCACGGCGGCATCGCCTCCGACGCCGGCGTGAAGATCGAGTGGATTGAGAGCGACGATCTGGAAGAGGACGGCATCGACTTCGCGGCGCGCTTCGCGGAGACCGACGCCCTCGTGGTGGCCCCAGGCTTCGGCGCGCGCGGCGTCGAAGGCAAGATCCAGGCGATCAAGTACGCCCGCGAGTCCGGCCTGCCCTTCTTCGGCATCTGCTACGGCCTGCAAATGGCCGTCATCGAGTTCGCCCGCCACGGCTGCGGCCTGACCGACGCCAACACGGAAGAGGTCAACCCGGATTCGCCGTACCCAGTCGTGCATATCCTGCCCGAGCAGAAGCATGTCGTGGACAAGGGCGCGTCGATGCGCCTGGGCACCTACCCCTGCCACCTGACGCTCAACAGCATCGCGGCGAAGATGTACGGCAGCGACGTGATCGAAGAGCGCCACCGCCATCGCTACGAAGTCAACAACGAGTACCGCAAGCAGCTCGGCAACGCCGGCATGGTCTTCAGCGGCGTCTCGCCGGACTATCGCCTGGTGGAGATTGTGGAGCTGCCGCAGGACGTCCACCCGTACTTCATCGCGACTCAGTTCCACCCGGAGTTCAAGTCCCGCCCGAACCGCGCGCATCCGCTGTTCGCGGGCCTGGTCGCCGCCGCCCTGAAGCGCCGCCAGGATTTGGACGCCAAAAAGCCGCGCGTGACGGCGACGCCGGTGGATGCGCTCGAAGAAGCCGCCGTGCAGGCGTCATAA
- the mscL gene encoding large conductance mechanosensitive channel protein MscL, translating into MSVAKEFRDFVLRGNVVDLAVGVVIGAAFTAVVTAFTKDIITPIIGIPGKVSLGDVSFAVNGSKFLIGDFLNQAISFLLVALVVFFFVVKPVNWLMARRKTDTPADATTRDCPYCLSSIPVAATRCAFCTSEVAK; encoded by the coding sequence ATGAGCGTCGCGAAAGAATTTCGAGATTTTGTCCTGCGGGGCAACGTGGTGGACCTGGCCGTCGGCGTCGTCATCGGCGCGGCGTTTACGGCCGTGGTGACGGCGTTCACCAAGGACATCATTACCCCCATCATCGGCATTCCCGGTAAAGTCAGTCTTGGTGATGTCAGCTTCGCGGTGAACGGCAGCAAGTTCCTGATCGGAGACTTCCTCAACCAAGCTATCAGCTTTTTGCTGGTTGCGCTGGTAGTGTTCTTCTTCGTCGTCAAACCCGTCAACTGGTTGATGGCTCGCCGCAAGACCGACACGCCCGCCGACGCCACCACCCGCGACTGCCCCTACTGCCTCAGCAGCATCCCCGTCGCCGCCACCCGCTGCGCCTTCTGCACCTCGGAAGTGGCGAAGTAG
- a CDS encoding SMI1/KNR4 family protein produces the protein MFADVYRVSEKLTLATEADVLAAQQQLGCAFPDGYAEFVTTLGEGEFCSSVRVYLPNRILAERDAIRQMLIKSTHFWTYEGMELDAQRLPELIIIADTIDSDYIGFHPDDPGCLYILPRHDDQIAQVRDGLAAAAREALGQIATDFRYFESYIDRSYIQARNMITDFTSVYEDWFFTLGTPQYRVDYIQVRQSHPKAGPAERSFLWINGKPHETTDLPRNIMMFFRRFDGYIHYIRETAGRNFVSVSYDAQSQDPLLAQIHTYLRAHGFVYEGEHHA, from the coding sequence ATGTTTGCCGATGTCTATCGCGTCTCCGAAAAACTCACCCTCGCCACCGAAGCCGACGTCCTCGCCGCCCAGCAGCAGCTCGGATGCGCCTTCCCCGACGGCTACGCTGAATTTGTCACAACTCTGGGCGAAGGTGAATTCTGCAGTTCTGTGCGCGTCTACCTGCCAAACCGAATACTCGCAGAGCGCGACGCCATCCGCCAGATGCTCATCAAGAGCACGCATTTTTGGACATATGAGGGGATGGAATTGGATGCGCAGCGTCTGCCTGAACTGATCATCATTGCGGATACGATCGACTCGGACTACATTGGCTTCCATCCCGACGATCCTGGCTGCCTCTATATTCTGCCAAGGCATGACGATCAGATCGCGCAAGTGCGGGACGGTTTAGCGGCTGCTGCCCGAGAAGCTCTAGGCCAAATCGCGACGGATTTTCGATACTTCGAATCTTATATTGACCGCAGCTATATCCAAGCGCGCAATATGATCACTGACTTTACGAGTGTCTACGAAGACTGGTTTTTTACGCTGGGGACACCCCAGTATCGGGTAGATTACATTCAGGTGAGACAAAGCCATCCTAAGGCGGGTCCAGCAGAAAGATCATTTCTATGGATCAACGGAAAGCCGCATGAGACGACCGACCTCCCAAGAAACATTATGATGTTCTTTCGGCGGTTTGACGGTTACATTCATTATATTCGCGAAACGGCTGGCCGAAATTTCGTGAGCGTTTCTTATGACGCGCAATCTCAAGACCCCCTGCTTGCGCAGATCCATACATACTTAAGGGCGCACGGCTTTGTGTACGAGGGCGAGCACCACGCTTGA
- a CDS encoding SMI1/KNR4 family protein, with product MFADVYRVSEKLTLASEADVLAAQQQLGCAFPDGYAEYVTTLGEGELCNLLYVFSPSQILKDRAAMQKMLIDSAHFWNSDAQTLQNMIVFAYTTNGDYLVFDPEAADRVCILPRHSSEIKQIDGGLMSAAREALGESNSDFQYFESSRDRARMQACAITPDFSSTLEDWLFSLDDPQYILDHEQQRQNRPSSTPLRRTLAMLDSQMQDTTHLQRSHTFFFRRFGGYVYHRRDAGGRNTMRISYDAQTQDPTPALIQAYLRSHDFRFEGERHS from the coding sequence ATGTTTGCCGATGTCTATCGCGTCTCCGAAAAACTCACCCTTGCCTCCGAAGCCGACGTCCTCGCCGCCCAGCAGCAGCTCGGATGCGCCTTCCCCGACGGCTACGCTGAGTATGTCACCACTCTGGGCGAAGGAGAGCTGTGCAATCTCCTTTATGTCTTTTCCCCAAGCCAAATTCTCAAGGATCGCGCCGCCATGCAAAAGATGCTGATCGACAGCGCTCATTTTTGGAATAGCGACGCTCAAACTCTCCAAAACATGATCGTTTTCGCGTACACTACCAATGGCGATTATCTTGTCTTTGACCCAGAGGCTGCCGACCGTGTGTGCATCCTGCCTCGACACAGCAGCGAAATTAAACAAATCGACGGCGGGCTGATGAGCGCCGCCCGAGAAGCGCTTGGCGAAAGCAACAGTGACTTTCAATACTTCGAATCGAGTCGCGATCGCGCCAGGATGCAGGCTTGCGCAATTACGCCTGATTTCTCCAGCACCCTCGAAGACTGGCTCTTTTCCCTTGATGACCCACAGTATATCTTGGACCACGAGCAGCAACGACAAAATCGCCCCTCTTCCACACCGCTTCGCAGGACGCTCGCGATGCTGGATAGCCAGATGCAGGACACAACGCATTTACAGCGAAGCCATACGTTTTTCTTTCGGCGATTCGGCGGCTATGTTTACCATCGCCGTGACGCTGGCGGCCGCAATACCATGCGAATTTCTTACGACGCTCAAACCCAAGATCCGACGCCTGCCCTCATCCAAGCCTATCTCAGAAGCCACGACTTTCGGTTTGAAGGCGAACGCCACTCTTGA